A region of Lycium barbarum isolate Lr01 chromosome 1, ASM1917538v2, whole genome shotgun sequence DNA encodes the following proteins:
- the LOC132616883 gene encoding transcription factor NAI1-like: MKELQEQVKLLEETKKNTCENNDSSTSKDQVEGSKIKARILDKSVLINIHCSKQDGMVGKVLFQMEQLHLSVHDIRIMPFGQTNLEISILAEMENGCCITVEDIVKDLQINLLEQV, encoded by the exons ATGAAAGAACTTCAAGAACAGGTAAAACTACTTGAAGAGACAAAGAAAAACACCTGCGAAAATAATGATTCCTCTACCTCCAAGGACCAAGTTGAAGGATCAAAGATTAAGGCAAGGATTTTGGACAAAAGTGTACTTATTAACATCCATTGCAGCAAACAAGATGGAATGGTGGGAAAAGTGTTATTCCAAATGGAGCAATTGCATCTTTCAGTCCATGACATTAGGATCATGCCTTTTGGTCAGACCAACCTTGAAATATCAATTCTTGCTGAG ATGGAAAATGGATGTTGCATAACTGTGGAGGATATTGTAAAGGACCTCCAAATCAACCTTCTGGAGCAAGTTTAG
- the LOC132616531 gene encoding transcription factor bHLH18-like, with the protein MVKKHHLNLRIFPNQNPSSSSSLLEIPKSTALSSPSSTSTNSSSSSQNIISFGSQDSNFLEDEDYDKVITSSISSSISVTKRICRSPLQSQDHLLAERKRRERFSQLFAVLAKTIPGLKKLDKASILEDAIKYIGELQERVRALEEGAAGTNRNRNSIGTAQKQYSLATTSHDDNSFLTKNVDESKPGINDIKVQIMDKNVLIGIHCSKQMRSSFSIIAGIMEKLHLTIHHIRVTPTSHTSLHYISILAEIDQNVDTKVQDVEKAFELALLRTANMTDQAD; encoded by the exons ATGGTGAAGAAGCACCATTTGAATTTACGAATTTTCCCTAATCAAAATCCAAGCAGTTCTTCATCATTACTGGAAATTCCTAAAAGTACTGCTTTGTCTTCTCCTTCTTCTACTTCAActaattcttcttcttcatcacagAATATTATTTCTTTTGGAAGTCAAGACTCTAATTTTCTAGAGGATGAAGATTATGACAAAGTCATTACCAGCAGCATATCTTCATCAATATCAGTGACTAAGAGGATATGTAGAAGTCCTTTGCAATCTCAAGATCATCTTTTGGCTGAAAGGAAACGCAGAGAAAGGTTTTCCCAACTTTTTGCTGTCTTGGCCAAAACTATACCTGGCCTCAAGAAG TTGGACAAAGCTTCAATTCTTGAAGATGCTATCAAGTACATAGGAGAACTTCAAGAACGTGTTAGGGCTTTAGAGGAAGGTGCAGCTGGGACAAACAGAAACAGAAATTCAATTGGCACAGCACAAAAACAATATTCTTTGGCAACTACATCACATGATGACAACTCTTTTCTCACTAAGAATGTTGATGAATCCAAACCTGGGATTAATGATATAAAGGTTCAAATTATGGATAAGAACGTACTCATAGGAATCCATTGCAGCAAGCAAATGAGGAGTAGCTTCTCAATAATTGCTGGAATAATGGAGAAGCTACATCTTACTATTCACCACATTAGAGTTACCCCAACCAGTCATACTTCTCTTCATTATATCTCCATTCTTGCCGAG ATTGATCAGAATGTTGATACTAAAGTGCAGGATGTTGAAAAGGCATTCGAGTTAGCTCTTCTAAGGACAGCAAATATGACAGACCAGGCAGACTAA
- the LOC132616547 gene encoding uncharacterized protein LOC132616547 has product MNKSQFVAIMEPMVSNDKIEGYKRFLGFQHCVSNDNGKIWCFWTVHYLATVIANDEQQITIRFNDAASNEKYYISSVYAKCSKAERKDLWESLEDINRNITDPWCIGGDFNVIVDPDEKLGGKPHRASKSFDFISCMDNCGMADAGFVGPKLTWCNNRGPRKRIWKRLDRIMINNQWAQNFQSIYVTHLVRTGSDHRPLLFKCHSNHLYFVSYFRFLNFWTEQKDFMDLVKQTWNTNIIGNLMWRLQQKLKILSKKLSDWSRITC; this is encoded by the coding sequence ATGAATAAAAGTCAGTTTGTGGCTATTATGGAACCTATGGTTAGTAACGACAAAATTGAAGGTTATAAGAGATTTCTTGGCTTTCAACATTGTGTTTCTAACGATAATGGTAAAATTTGGTGTTTTTGGACTGTCCATTATTTGGCTACTGTTATAGCTAACGATGAACAACAAATTACTATAAGATTCAATGATGCTGCTAGCAATGAAAAGTACTATATATCCAGTGTTTATGCTAAATGTTCTAAAGCTGAAAGGAAAGATCTCTGGGAGAGCCTTGAGGATATCAATCGGAATATTACAGATCCTTGGTGTATTGGAGGAGACTTCAATGTTATAGTGGATCCCGATGAGAAATTAGGTGGTAAACCTCATAGAGCTTCCAAGAGTTTTGACTTTATCAGCTGTATGGATAATTGTGGGATGGCCGATGCGGGCTTCGTGGGGCCAAAACTTACCTGGTGCAATAATAGAGGGCCAAGAAAGAGGATTTGGAAAAGGTTGGACAGAATCATGATAAACAACCAGTGGGCTcaaaatttccaaagtatctATGTGACGCATTTAGTGAGAACAGGTTCGGATCACAGACCTCTTCTGTTTAAATGTCATTCTAATCACCTTTATTTTGTTAGTTACTTCAGGTTTCTAAACTTCTGGACTGAGCAGAaggatttcatggatttggtcaAGCAAACTTGGAATACCAATATCATTGGTAACCTAATGTGGAGATTACAACAGAAACTGAAAATTCTGAGTAAAAAGCTCAGCGACTGGTCTAGAATAACATGCTGA